Proteins co-encoded in one Montipora capricornis isolate CH-2021 chromosome 12, ASM3666992v2, whole genome shotgun sequence genomic window:
- the LOC138025496 gene encoding uncharacterized protein, which produces MEIINEGVRIDRFFKSFKGNFKGSSYDSLLPPPMRLDNAKICEQFRNFITDTVVDWVDAGVLAVWGRVSEVTPPHLVLPLTVEPSKPRLCHDERFLNLWIKDLPFKLDHLSDLPRYVLPGHFQTSFDDKSGYQHVLLHPSSRTFFGLEWNVVYFVFCTLPFGWKASAYIYHNLGLAVTSAARSFGVPVSQYIDDRHVGQLCRAPASSTLSPSKVLAEAAAYILCYLLIEAGYFIAIAKSQCAPSIVIRFLGFLCDSFRQAFLLPPDKKLKFKILREEILSSRCVGVKTLQRFAGKVISFSLAIPGCKLYVRETFKAISQLCRSSKPFVRVEGNLRTEVLYWRFLDDWNDCFPWRSELHVTVSLFSDASTRAWGAVLFRNGQKLTSRDYWPSDPSTDVNLLESRALLNALVSFKSRLSNSRVDVHIDNKVLKSALDDDGCRNSAINEVVKEIYRYSRDQNFSIQTFYVPSSHNPADEPSRKCSDLDCMLSVGAWLSLERLFGPHSFDLMSLDSNCQKDAYGNPLPHYTPWATPGSAGINVFANPLPAGHNIYVFPPFVLLGPLLRYVVD; this is translated from the coding sequence ATGGAGATTATTAACGAAGGCGTTAGGATCGATCGGTTTTTCAAGTCCttcaaaggaaattttaaaggCTCCTCATATGATTCGCTGCTCCCTCCTCCCATGCGACTTGACAACGCCAAGATTTGTGAACAATTTCGGAATTTTATCACTGATACTGTCGTCGATTGGGTAGACGCGGGGGTACTTGCGGTTTGGGGCAGGGTCAGCGAAGTAACTCCCCCCCATTTGGTCCTTCCCCTCACTGTGGAACCTTCCAAACCTCGTTTATGCCACGATGAACGATTTTTGAATCTGTGGATTAAAGACCTCCCTTTTAAGCTTGACCACCTCTCAGACTTGCCCAGGTATGTTCTTCCTGGCCATTTTCAAACCTCCTTTGATGATAAAAGTGGCTATCAGCATGTGCTGCTCCACCCTTCGTCGCGGACTTTCTTTGGCTTGGAGTGGAATGTcgtttattttgtgttttgcaCTCTCCCGTTTggatggaaggcgagtgcttatATATATCACAATCTCGGTCTTGCCGTTACGAGTGCGGCACGTTCCTTTGGGGTTCCAGTGTCTCAGTACATAGACGATCGTCACGTTGGTCAACTCTGTCGGGCGCCAGCCAGTTCCACTCTATCCCCTAGCAAAGTACTCGCTGAGGCCGCCGCCTACATTTTATGCTATCTTCTCATAGAGGCAGGGTACTTCATAGCTATCGCTAAATCACAGTGCGCCCCTTCTATTGTTATTCGTTTTCTCGGTTTTCTTTGCGATTCCTTTCGCCAGGCTTTCCTTCTCCCGCCTGATAAGAAACTCAAGTTCAAGATACTCAGGGAGGAGATTCTGTCCTCCCGGTGTGTTGGTGTTAAAACCCTTCAGAGGTTTGCGGGAAAGGTTATCTCGTTTAGTTTGGCCATTCCTGGTTGCAAACTCTACGTTCGTGAAACTTTCAAGGCCATTTCCCAGCTCTGTCGCTCCTCTAAACCTTTTGTTCGCGTTGAGGGAAACCTTCGTACAGAGGTTTTATACTGGCGTTTCCTCGATGATTGGAACGATTGTTTCCCTTGGCGCTCCGAGCTTCACGTCACAGTTTCACTCTTTTCTGACGCCTCGACGCGTGCTTGGGGTGCGGTTCTGTTTCGAAACGGACAGAAGTTGACGTCAAGAGATTACTGGCCCTCTGATCCTTCTACAGATGTCAATTTATTGGAGTCAAGAGCTTTGTTGAATGctcttgtttcttttaaaagccggTTGTCAAATTCCCGCGTTGATGTCCATATTGATAACAAAGTTCTCAAGTCCGCATTAGACGACGACGGTTGCAGGAATTCTGCAATTAACGAGGTTGTCAAAGAAATTTATCGTTATAGTCGAGATCAGAACTTCAGCATTCAAACTTTCTACGTGCCTTCGTCGCATAATCCTGCTGACGAACCTTCGCGGAAGTGTTCGGATTTGGATTGTATGCTTTCTGTTGGGGCTTGGCTATCTTTGGAACGTTTGTTCGGTCCTCATTCATTCGATTTAATGTCCTTGGACAGTAACTGTCAAAAAGATGCCTACGGCAATCCTCTACCCCACTACACGCCCTGGGCCACCCCCGGATCCGCTGGGATCAACGTTTTCGCTAATCCCCTACCGGCTGGACACAACATTTACGTGTTTCCACCTTTTGTTCTTCTTGGACCTCTTCTTCGCTACGTTGTCGACTAA
- the LOC138027646 gene encoding 52 kDa repressor of the inhibitor of the protein kinase-like codes for MKKITDFYTKKSGPAQSRPEQSASNEGIQEESSCSAPANKLPKLSISDDQAGVSEIEALPDEVFLGNELRRWQSMWQSAEKELPSNLLLALGACDVDAFPNIHRLLLVACTLPISSAEAERSFSLTKRIKSCTRSTMSEERFSDLAVIAMHYPERFEVDKICEAFVKAHSRRLFQAKLFG; via the exons atgaagaaaataacagattTTTATACAAAGAAATCAG GTCCAGCGCAATCAAGGCCTGAACAATCCGCGAGTAATGAAGGTATTCAGGAAG AAAGCAGCTGTTCTGCTCCTGCTAACAAGCTACCAAAACTCAGCATCTCAGACGATCAAGCTGGAGTGTCCGAGATCGAAG CTTTGCCTGATGAGGTATTCCTTGGGAATGAGCTGCGAAGATGGCAATCTATGTGGCAGTCAGCAGAGAAGGAACTTCCAAGCAATCTTCTACTAGCACTTGGTGCGTGTGACGTAGATGCTTTTCCAAACATCCATCGTCTTCTTCTCGTTGCATGCACCCTACCAATCAGTAGTGCGGAAGCTGAGCGGTCCTTTTCGCTCACGAAAAGGATCAAGTCCTGCACCAGGTCGACGATGTCTGAAGAGCGCTTTTCAGATCTCGCTGTCATTGCTATGCATTACCCTGAGAGATTCGAGGTAGACAAGATATGCGAGGCCTTTGTAAAAGCTCATTCTAGAAGACTCTTTCAGGCTAAGTTGTTTGGTTAA
- the LOC138026738 gene encoding tetratricopeptide repeat protein 28-like, translating to MVDRKLDILEQHMQELSVAREEGDREGEGLAYFNLGNYYHAVAHFNQAITNYTEALTIFKKVGFRTGEERAYGNLGNAYQSLGNFKKAIEYHHQDLNIAKEVGDRAGEGGAYCSLGNAYKSLGNFKQAIEYHHQHLNIAKEVGDRAGEGGAYGNLGNAYQSLGNFKQAIEYHHQDLNIAKEVEDRAGEGRAYGNLGNDYQSLGNFKQAIEYHHQRLSIAKEVGDRAGEGRAYGNLGNAYQSLGNFKQAIEYHHQDLSIVKEVGDRAGEGRAYGNLGNAYKSLGNFKQAIEYHHQDLSIAKEVGDRAGEGGAYGNLGNAYQSLGNFKQAIEYHHQHLSIAKEVGDRAGEGRAYCSLSNAYQSLGNFKQAIEYHHQHLSIAREVGDRAGEGGAYCSLGNAYQSLGNFKQAIEYHHQHLSTAREVGDRAREGGAYGNLGNAYQSLGNFKQAIEYHHQDLSIAKEVGDRAGEGGAYGNLGNAYQSLGNFKQAIEYHHQDLSIAKEVGDRAGEGRAYCSLGNAYQSLGNFKQAIEYHHQHLSIAREVGDRAGEGGAYGNLGNAYQSLGNFKRAIEYHHQDLNIAKEVGDRAGEGGAYCNLGNAYQSLGNFKQAIEYHHQRLSIAKEVGDRAGEGRAYGNLGNDYQSLGNFKQAIEYHHQHLSIAKEVGDRAGEGGAYGNLGNAYQSLGNFKRAIEYHHQDLNIAKEVGDRAGEGGAYGNLGNAYKSLGNFKQAIEYHHQRLSIAREVGDRAGEGGAYGNLGNDYQSLGNFKQAIEYHHQHLSICKETEDPTGPAIACYHIGLLHEFFGSLSKALNYYRVSIYYFDEVRRLCSEDAWKISFRDTKGVAYTALWRALLKNGEVDEALYAAEQGRAQALADILKMQYSVDEKPTMKVTISLVMKDLPAQTVFTALEGNTISFWLLRDGIGINFRQKKIEYGSAKSLMKNTFEQINAGTVLRCENRSLERQRSDFSSSREGVEETFQSLSSSVHALQSLYDVLVSPIADLIQGDDLVFVPDGHFCLAPFSAMSDSVRIRAIPSLTALKLITMAPDDFQSKNEALLVGDPCLSEVIYGTGEPMYGQLPCAKKEVDIIGELLQSVPLTGKNATKAEVLKRMKSVALIHIAAHGDDGSGEIALAPNPERTSQIPEEEDYILLLSDVQAVRLQARLVVLSCCHSGQGEVKSEGIVGIARAFLCAGARSVLVSLWAIDDEATWMFMESFYQHLADRKSASTALHHAMKSLQETKNYSAIKYWAPFVLIGDDVTFEFGELEHEKNETMSKT from the exons ATGGTGGATAGAAAGTTGGACATTTTGGAGCAGCATATGCAAGAGCTTAGCGTTGCAAGAGAGGAGGGAGACAGAGAAGGCGAGGGtttggcttatttcaatctTGGTAACTACTATCATGCTGTAGCTCACTTTAATCAGGCTATAACaaattacacagaagcattaaCCATTTTTAAGAAAGTGGGTTTTAGGACGGGAGAAgaaagagcctatggcaatctcggcaacgcttatcaaagtcttggtaatttcaagaaagccatagagtaccaccatcaagatcttaatattgcaaaagaggtaggggacagggccggagaaggaggagcTTATTGCagtctcggcaacgcttataaaagtcttggtaatttcaagcaagcaatagagtaccaccatcaacatcttaatattgcaaaagaggtaggggacagggccggagaaggaggagcttatggcaatctcggcaacgcttatcaaagtcttggtaatttcaagcaagccatagagtaccaccatcaagatcttaatattgcaaaagaggtagaggacagggccggagaaggaagagcttatggcaatctcggcaacgattatcaaagtcttggtaatttcaagcaagccatagagtaccaccatcaacgtcttagtattgcgaaagaggtaggggacagggccggagaaggaagagcttatggcaatctcggcaacgcttatcaaagtcttggtaatttcaagcaagccatagagtaccaccatcaagatcttagtattgtgaaagaggtaggggacagggccggagaaggaagagcttatggcaatctcggcaacgcttataaaagtcttggtaatttcaagcaagccatagagtaccaccatcaagatcttagtattgcgaaagaggtaggggacagggccggagaaggaggagcttatggcaatctcggcaacgcttatcaaagtcttggtaatttcaagcaagccatagagtaccaccatcaacatcttagtattgcgaaagaggtaggggacagggccggagaaggaagagcttattgcagtctcagcaacgcttatcaaagtcttggtaatttcaagcaagccatagagtaccaccatcaacatcttagtattgcgagagaggtaggggacagggccggagaaggaggagcTTATTGCagtctcggcaacgcttatcaaagtcttggtaatttcaagcaagccatagagtaccaccatcaacatcttagtactGCGagagaggtaggggacagggccagagaaggaggagcttatggcaatctcggcaacgcttatcaaagtcttggtaatttcaagcaagccatagagtaccaccatcaagatcttagtattgcgaaagaggtaggggacagggccggagaaggaggagcttatggcaatctcggcaacgcttatcaaagtcttggtaatttcaagcaagccatagagtaccaccatcaagatcttagtattgcgaaagaggtaggggacagggccggagaaggaagagcttattgcagtCTCGggaacgcttatcaaagtcttggtaatttcaagcaagccatagagtaccaccatcaacatcttagtattgcgagagaggtaggggacagggccggagaaggaggagcttatggcaatctcggcaacgcttatcaaagtcttggtaatttcaagcgagccatagagtaccaccatcaagatcttaatattgcaaaagaggtaggggacagggcaggagaaggaggagcttattgcaatctcggcaacgcttatcaaagtcttggtaatttcaagcaagccatagagtaccaccatcaacgtcttagtattgcgaaagaggtaggggacagggccggagaaggaagagcttatggcaatctcggcaacgattatcaaagtcttggtaatttcaagcaagccatagagtaccaccatcaacatcttagtattgcgaaagaggtaggggacagggctggagaaggaggagcttatggcaatctcggcaacgcttatcaaagtcttggtaatttcaagcgagccatagagtaccaccatcaagatcttaatattgcaaaagaggtaggggacagggcaggagaaggaggagcttatggcaatctcggcaacgcttataaaagtcttggtaatttcaagcaagccatagagtaccaccatcaacgtcttagtattgcgagagaggtaggggacagggccggagaaggaggagcttatggcaatctcggcaacgattatcaaagtcttggtaatttcaagcaagccatagagtaccaccatcaacatcttagtatttgcaaggaaacagaGGACCCAACAGGGCCGGCAATCGCATGTTATCATATTGGTCTTCTTCATGAATTTTTTGGCTCCTTGAGCAAAGCTCTTAATTATTATCGTGTAagcatttattattttgatgaagTTAGGCGTCTTTGCTCAgaggatgcatggaaaataagctttcgtgacaCAAAGGGGGTTGCATACACCGCTCTGTGGAGAGCActcttgaagaatggagaggttgatgaagctttgtatgctgctgagcaaggacgagcacaggctttggcAGACATTTTAAAGATGCAATACAGCGTTGATGAGAAACCTACGATGAAGGTAACTATCTCCTTGGTTATGAAAGATCTACCtgcacaaactgttttcacagcacttgaagggaacacgatcagcttctggttgctAAGAGATGGTATCGGgataaattttagacaaaagaaaatcgaaTATGGAAGTGCCAAGTCTCTGatgaaaaatacttttgaacAGATCAATGCAGGGACCGTTTTGCGATGCGAGAATCGTTCACTTGAAAGACAACGCAGTGACTTCTCGAGCAGTAGGGAAGGTGTTGAAGAAACCTTTCAGTCCTTGAGCTCCTCTGTGCACGCTTTGCAGTccttgtatgatgtcttagtcAGTCCTATAGCAGACTTGATCCAGGGTGATGACTTAgtgtttgttcctgatggacacttttgcctggctcctttttctgcaatgagtgactctgtcaggatccgtgcAATTCCCTCGCTGACTGCTTTAAAATTGATCACTATGGCACCTGACGACTTCCAAAGTAAGAATGAAGCGCTGCTTGTAGGCGATCCGTGCTTGAGCGAAGTCATTTATGGCACTGGTGAACCCATGTATGGACAGCTGCCGTGTGCGAAAAAAGAGGTGGATATaattggagaacttctgcagtccgtgcctcttacaggaaaaaatgcaaccaaagctgaggtgctgaaaagaatgaagtcagttgccttaatccacattgctgcacatgggGATGACGGatctggagaaattgctttggccccaaatcccgaACGCACATCCCAGATCCCCGAAGAGGAAGATTACATTTTATTGTTGAGCGATGTTCAAGCAGTTCGCCTtcaggcaagactggttgtgcttagttgctgtcatagtggccagggagaggtaaaatctgagggtattgtgggaatagccagggctttcctgtgtgctggtgcccggtctgttctggtgtcactctgggcaatcgacGACGAAGCGACCTGGATGTTCATGGAGAGTTTCtaccaacacttggcagatagaaaaagtgcaagtacagctcttcaccatgctatgaaatctcttcaggagacaaagaattattcggccataaaatactgggcgccatttgtgctaattggcgatgatgtcacctttGAATTTGGGGAGCTCGAAcacgaaaagaatg aaaCGATGTCCAAAACGTGA
- the LOC138025497 gene encoding uncharacterized protein has product MAEHRLPRPPAPVAAAIVEHAAVEPPPVVEEPPVVDPVIAPPPAPVLAADPAPAVETMEEAAARIKVLEDKIKSLEQLKTLESSESALAALRRHISRPTAMFDKYEALDLLQSLVRLARNESHKKADEYAAALDEIRARTDALDHLQLQRLFLGLLGDPVRAKVAREATTILKGVDKAPTPLTGYGSIARRPSPYPPQQNTQCFRCFKWGHVAPSCRHNPVRRQGGRGRAGRF; this is encoded by the exons ATGGCAGAACATCGTCTTCCCCGTCCACCCGCTCCCGTCGCTGCTGCAATCGTGGAGCATGCTGCCGTTGAGCCACCGCCAGTTGTAGAAGAACCGCCTGTTGTTGATCCGGTTATCGCACCGCCCCCGGCTCCAGTTCTAGCGGCGGACCCGGCCCCGGCGGTTGAAACCATGGAAGAG GCCGCTGCCCGTATTAAGGTTCTTGAGGACAAGATTAAGTCGTTGGAGCAGCTGAAGACTTTAGAAAGTTCAGAGTCAGCTCTCGCAGCCTTGCGTCGACATATCAGTCGCCCTACCGCGATGTTCGATAAATATGAGGCCCTTGATCTCCTACAGTCTCTAGTTCGTTTGGCAAGAAACGAAAGTCACAAGAAAGCAGACGAGTATGCGGCTGCTCTTGATGAGATCAGAGCCAGGACTGATGCCTTGGACCACCTTCAGCTGCAACGCCTTTTCCTCGGGTTATTGGGGGATCCTGTTCGTGCTAAAGTTGCCAGGGAAGCCACTACTATTTTGAAGGGCGTGGACAAAGCTCCTACTCCCCTTACTGGCTATGGATCCATTGCGCGTAGACCCTCTCCTTACCCGCCTCAGCAAAACACGCAGTGCTTTCGATGCTTTAAGTGGGGGCATGTCGCCCCTTCATGCCGTCATAACCCAGTGAGACGTCAAGGTGGTCGGGGACGAGCCGGACGTTTTTAG
- the LOC138026740 gene encoding uncharacterized protein, whose translation MAATASLPSSCEEQQNNNLDEYSDDSDAESEKVRKAKKAKKPDNEKWSSSLICNLIDEYEARPCLWNIFCDDYHNRDVTGKAKKELEETFNRSWKDISNQLTKLRQVLGQNINKIKNVKSGQSTDELFQPTWRYWKQLQFLVPCMNPRKSRDTLAAQSPDKPSLVIASDNEDTSPQAVKPRKPPQTKLNNHLLVKEELMKECINVLKENKPPNAPPPIAEEIFGNFVAEKLKALDRRQRIIAEKRITDILFDLEMENMATSFNYAPQSTFPTVSVSHGQSGYPSLSASDGYQASLLY comes from the exons ATGGCGGCTACCGCAAGTTTGCCATCGTCCTGTgaggaacaacaaaacaataatttggacgAATATTCGGACGACAGTGACGCTGAAAGcgagaaagtgagaaaagctaaaaaagctaaaaaaccagACAACGAGAAGTGGAGTAGCAGTTTGATATGCAACCTAATAGATGAGTACGAGgcacggccatgtttgtggaaCATTTTTTGCGATGACTACCACAATCGGGATGTAACTGGAAAAGCGAAGAAAGAACTGGAG GAAACATTTAACAGATCCTGGAAGGACATAAGCAACCAGCTTACAAAGTTGAGACAAGTTCTGGGacaaaatatcaacaaaataaaGAATGTAAAATCTGGCCAAAGTACCGATGAGTTATTCCAACCCACGTGGAGGTACTGGAAGCAGCTCCAGTTTCTTGTACCTTGCATGAATCCCAGAAAGAGTCGTGACACCCTTGCTGCTCAGAGCCCTGATAAACCTAGTTTAGTGATTGCCAGTGACAATGAAGACACTTCTCCTCAAGCTGTTAAACCAAGGAAGCCACCACAAACCAAATTAAACAACCACTTATTggtaaaagaagaattgatgAAAGAGTGCATTAATGTTCTTAAAGAGAATAAACCTCCAAATGCTCCACCACCCATCGCTGAGGAAATATTTGGCAACTTTGTTGCTGAAAAACTGAAAGCACTTGATAGGAGGCAAAGGATCATAGCAGAGAAGAGGATAACAGACATCCTGTTTGATCTGGAGATGGAGAATATGGCCACATCCTTTAATTACGCACCTCAGTCTACTTTCCCCACAGTCAGTGTATCACATGGACAGTCTGGCTACCCTTCCTTGAGTGCATCAGATGGATACCAGGCGTCCCTCTTATATTGA
- the LOC138026739 gene encoding uncharacterized protein, protein MAVYQPRRAAIATILVAVMQDDIREELLGRHKRGRTKEWIRRREEKGMYRLVEELRGEDTVAYKEMMRMNYETFSEILMAIEPEISKEQVIGGHKIIKPAVRLTLPLRFLATGETFTSLHFQFRMGKATISYIIREVCEAIWKILGPKYMSVPSTVEKWSEIANAFESRWQYPNCLGAIDGKHINIRPPTGSGSYYYNYKHTHSVVLMAVAGPNYECLYADVGTNGRIADGGVFNKCSLLRCLEEGTLGIPGDKPLPFDEEPLPFVLLGDDAFALRPFLMKPFPQRKLTLEKRIYNYRHSRVRRLSENLFGIFANRWRVFLTTMMLAPSFVEVITLSALTLHNLLCSKKASRQIYCPKGLTDEEDAETGELIPGSWRSSAMQMSSLPIPSTGHNSSNKAKAVRDAFTEYFCNEASVPWQWERC, encoded by the exons ATGGCTGTGTATCAGCCGAGAAGAGCAGCTATTGCCACAATTTTAGTGGCTGTAATGCAGGATGACATACGTGAAGAGTTGCTGGGCCGCCACAAACGAGGAAGGACGAAAGAGTGGATACGGAGGAGAGAAGAGAAAGGGATGTATCGATTAGTTGAGGAGTTGCGAGGGGAAGACACGGTAGCGTACAAGGAGATGATGAGGATGAATTATGAGACATTTAGCGAAATTTTGATGGCTATTGAGCCCGAGATTTCCAAAGAACAAGTAATAGGCGGACATAAGATCATTAAGCCAGCGGTGAGGCTGACCCTACCGCTCCGTTTCCTGGCCACCGGCGAGACATTTACATCGCTACATTTTCAGTTCAGAATGGGGAAGGCAACAATATCTTACATAATTCGCGAGGTTTGTGAGGCCATCTGGAAAATTCTCGGTCCAAAGTACATGTCAGTTCCCTCAACTGTGGAAAAGTGGTCCGAAATAGCGAATGCGTTCGAAAGTCGATGGCAATATCCGAATTGCCTTGGAGCAATCGACGGAAAACATATCAACATCCGTCCACCCACCGGAAGTGGATCGTACTATTACAACTACAAGCACACCCACTCGGTGGTGCTGATGGCTGTGGCAGGACCGAATTATGAGTGCCTGTATGCGGATGTTGGAACAAATGGCAGGATTGCGGATGGGGGAGTTTTTAATAAGTGTAGCCTGCTTCGTTGCCTTGAGGAAGGGACATTGGGCATACCAGGAGACAAGCCACTCCCCTTCGATGAGGAACCTCTTCCATTCGTCCTCTTGGGGGATGATGCTTTTGCACTTCGTCCATTTTTAATGAAGCCTTTTCCCCAGAGAAAACTTACCCTCGAGAAGAGGATCTATAATTATAG GCACAGTAGAGTTAGGCGGCTGTCAGAGAATCTCTTTGGTATATTTGCCAACCGTTGGAGGGTTTTCCTGACAACAATGATGCTTGCACCATCCTTTGTAGAGGTCATTACATTATCAGCACTAACACTTCACAATCTTCTCTGCTCTAAGAAGGCTTCTAGGCAGATTTACTGTCCGAAAGGTCTGACAGATGAAGAAGATGCTGAGACTGGAGAACTGATTCCCGGATCCTGGCGCAGTTCTGCGATGCAGATGTCATCTCTTCCCATACCATCTACTGGCCATAACTCTAGTAATAAGGCCAAGGCAGTGAGAGATGCTTTTACAGAATACTTCTGTAATGAAGCCAGTGTGCCATGGCAGTGGGAAAGGTGTTGA